In the genome of Sebastes umbrosus isolate fSebUmb1 chromosome 14, fSebUmb1.pri, whole genome shotgun sequence, one region contains:
- the LOC119501649 gene encoding phosphoribosyl pyrophosphate synthase-associated protein 2 yields the protein MNHTKGGLVIFTANSHPASRELGKRISERLGVELGKVQVYQEANRETRVQIQESVRGKDVFVIQTMSKDVNTTIMELLILVYACRTSCARSITGVLPYFPYSKQCKMRKRGSIVSKLIASMMCKAGLTHLITMDLHQKEIQGFFNIPVDNLRASPFLLQYIQEEIPDYRNAVIVAKSPSSAKRAQSFAERLRLGIAVIHGEAQDAESDQVDGRHSPPTVKTTGAIHPSMDFPLLIPKEKPPITVVGDVGGRIAIIVDDIIDDVDSFVAAAETLKERGAYKIFVMATHGILSSDAPRLIEDSAIDEVVVTNTIPHELQKLQCPKIKTVDISMILSEAIRRIHNGESMSYLFRNIGVDD from the exons ATGAACCACACCAAGGGCGGCCTGGTCATCTTCACCGCCAACTCGCACCCTGCCAGCCGTGAGCTGGGAAAGAGGATTTCAGA gcggTTAGGGGTGGAGCTTGGCAAGGTGCAGGTGTACCAGGAAGCTAACAGAG AAACACGGGTGCAGATTCAAGAGTCGGTGCGAGGCAAAGATGTCTTTGTGATCCAGACAATGTCCAA GGATGTGAACACCACTATAATGGAGTTGCTGATCCTGGTGTACGCGTGCAGAACATCCTGCGCCAGAAGCATCACGGGCGTCCTCCCCTACTTCCCCTACAGCAAGCAGTGTAAGATGAGGAAAAGGGGCTCCATCGTCTCCAAGCTCATTGCCTCTATGATGTGTAAAGCTG GTCTCACCCATCTGATCACAATGGACCTCCATCAGAAAGAGATTCAAGGCTTCTTCAACATCCCAGTGGACAATCTGAGAGCCTCCCCCTTCCTGCTGCAGTACATACAGGAAGAG ATCCCTGACTATAGAAATGCTGTGATTGTGGCCAAATCCCCATCCTCTGCCAAAAG agCCCAGTCGTTTGCTGAGCGGCTGCGTCTGGGCATAGCAGTGATCCACGGCGAAGCTCAGGACGCAGAGTCGGACCAGGTAGACGGGCGACACTCCCCACCCACCGTCAAGACAACCGGAGCCATTCACCCCAGCATGGATTTCCCat tgttgaTCCCTAAAGAGAAGCCTCCCATCACTGTGGTAGGAGATGTAGGAGGACGCATCGCCATCATAGTG GACGACATCATTGATGATGTCGACAGTTTTGTGGCAGCAGCGGAGACGCTGAAGGAAAGAGGGGCCTACAAGATCTTCGTCATGGCAACACACGGCATCCTCTCCTCTGACGCCCCCAGGCTCATAGAGGACTCGGCCATCGATGAG GTGGTGGTGACCAACACGATTCCCCACGAGCTCCAGAAGCTCCAGTGTCCAAAGATCAAAACAGTCGACATCAGCATGATCCTGTCGGAGGCCATCCGCCGTATCCACAACGGAGAGTCCATGTCCTACCTGTTCCGCAACATAGGAGTGGATGACTGA
- the LOC119501650 gene encoding uncharacterized protein LOC119501650, with translation MQNKAKCPGPWRVGAGSGGVDQAIGDSWQRYNLTIRPASSSWWTDIIPLATPGARPAWLCCVVWVNKFLSIDYCNSLLYGISNTSINKLQLVQNAAARLLNHTKSWHHITPVLKDLHWLPVSHRISYKILTLTYKALHQLAPPYLSELLSPYQPQRSLRSTSAGLLSTPKSKLRSFGDRAFSRAAPKLWNSLPKLIRDSDSLTTFQSRLKTHLFSSAYP, from the exons ATGCAGAACAAAGCTAAA tgtccTGGTCCCTGGCGGGTTGGAGCTGGAAGTGGAGGTGTCGATCAGGCGATTGGAGACAGCTGGCAACGGTATAACCTGACTATAAGACCTGCCTCATCCTCATGGTGGACGGACATCATTCCCCTGGCAACACCGGGTGCTAGGCCAGCTTGGCTTTGTTGTGTAGTTTGGGTTAACAAATTCTTAAGTATTGACTATTgcaactcactcctctatggCATCAGCAACACCTCCATCAATAAACTACAACTGGTCCAGAATGCAGCTGCCCGACTCCTCAACCACACCAAATCATGGCATCACATCACCCCAGTCCTGAAAGACCTTCACTGGCTCCCCGTCTCCCACCGGATCTCCTACAAAATCCTgaccctcacctacaaagccctccaccaaCTTGCACCCCCCTATCTCTCTGAACTCCTCTCCCCCTACCAACCTCAACGgtccctcagatccacctcAGCTGGTTTACTCTCCACCCCAAAGTCCAAACTCcgcagctttggggacagagcattctccagggcagctcccaagctctggaactcactccccaaactcatcagagactccgattccctcaccacattccagtcccgcctcaaaacacatcttttctcatCTGCTTACCCGTAG